Within Sorghum bicolor cultivar BTx623 chromosome 2, Sorghum_bicolor_NCBIv3, whole genome shotgun sequence, the genomic segment TCAAGATTGTACAGTACTACATTTTAGGTCTCATCACGTcatgttttgtttttctttatatctgtTCCGCCTATTTTTATGCTCgcggaaaaaaaatatatacaaaaaaccaGAACGAGAAACAGCATGATGTAGTTCTCACTCGTTTTTTTTTAATCATCCTAGGGGGTGTTTTAGGTGGGATATAAAAGCTTTATTTTATCCTATTTTTATAAATCTAGGATAAAAGTTTAGTCGTTATGTGTTATGCATTTTTACGATACAAATATTAGTTTAAGAATTTCGAAAGTACTAGGAGAGCTCAAAAGGCTCGTGAGTCACCTCAACAAGGCTCCTAAAATGGCACATAGATAACTTAATTTTAGCTTTTTCGATTCACATCTGTATTTGTTCGTTTTTATTTTCGAAAACCTCGTTTTTTGTTGTGTTCTTATTTTCGATGGTGAAATACGGATGGTTAAAAAAACATTATCGATAAAATTCATGGAACAAAGCAGATACTAGGAGGTAAGAAATGCCCGGTTCTCGAGAGAGTAAATTaaacaaaaaaatgaaaaacggaaggacaaggccttgtttagttcacgaaatGAACAATTTTCGGCcaccgtagcacttttgtttgtttgtggtaaatattatctaatcatggactaactctgATTTACGGAcagactatataattagtttttatttttatttatatttaatactttatgcatatgttgcaagattcgatgtgacggaaaatcggCCTACTCCCAGCCGCAAAGAACGAACATGGGCGCGCACTTCACGTGAATGAagaatataaaaacaaacaaaaaaaaaagctatCATGTCCCATCTCTCGCTCTCCCCGAAAAATCAGTGCGGGCAGGCGCCGTATCTGCTCGGCTCGCCCGTGCCTGTCCGCCGCCGGCCAGGGGGCCCCACACCGCAAATCCCAAGGATCCTCGACGGCGATCTCACGTCCAAACCACGCAGCACGCGAATCGCGTTGCCGAAAGCAAAACAACAGGCTCACAGAGATCGAGCTTCCGTGTTGGCGCCGTGAGCCCTGTGATTGATTCTGTGAAAGTGAAACGAACGGGGACGGAGAGTGTAGCACCGGCACCGAATGGTGGATGGAGACGGCTCATGTTCCGGGATATTTGGGGGTGGCCGGTGGCGTGGATGGATTTGACGTCCTCATCGAGAAGCTGCGGCCTTGGAAAGGTTTACGGTTGTCATCTTCATTCAGATTAGGCAGCTTCTCGGCTTCGGCTCGACCCCGGATTGTTTGGAACGATGGAAAAGCATGAACAAATCTTGAGCCCTGTCCGTTTCTTCGCTGAAAATACTATTTCCTAATCTGTTGCGAGAGAAAAACACGAACGAACGACGGAGGCATTTTAGAATTTGGAACCAAGAGCGATTTGAGCCCCTCGGGAAGAAATGGATTAAATAAAACTCATGGGACACACGAGTTCCACCAACCCAAAACAcaaatggaaaaaaaaaaaaacgggaGCAACACATCGACTCCCACGAATGAATGATACATCGCCGCCGGTCCTGTGGACGACGGCTCCTCCGGCGACAACAATCCCGGCCGGCCAAGACTAGTCTAGACGACGGTGTAGAGGATGATTTCTGAGGGGGCGTCGAGCCTCTGCCCCTGCtgcttcttcatcatcatcgcGGCCGAGGCCGCGGCGTCGCCCTTGCGGCCGTCCCCGCCGGATGCCGCAGCCGCGTGGGACCCGGTGCCGCCGGCGGGCGGGTGGTAGTAGAGGCGCGCGGTCTGCGGGCAGTGGGAGTGGAACCGCGCCGCGATGCGCACGCCCATGTCCAGCAGCTCCACGTACTTGCCCATCTCCAGCCGCTCTACctcccccttcttcttcttcttcgccgGCAGCGCAGATTACTGAATCTCTCCGCGAACCGCCTCTGCTAGCTCTTGGATCTCGAACGGGAAGGGAAGATGATTTAGTGTTAGCTTAGCGGTCGATTTGGATCCAGATTGGTATTGGTAGGGCTAGAGCTGCTATTGCTTTTCGTGGAAGGAGGTGTCCCAGGAACAGGAACAGGGCGCTGCGGCCATGGGACGGCGGAgccggaggagaggaggagggttGCTCATGCCTGGGCTTGGGGAAGGAGATGGCCGGCCTCCTTTATACTACTGGCGGTGGTGGCGAGTCCAAGCCCTGTAGCCAAGGAGGCGGGGTGGGGCCGTTGGTGACGTGGGGTAGGAGTAATTAAtagtaaataaattaataaaatcaTTAATTACTCCCGCGTTGGGTGTGGGCTGGCGGCAGTTGGTGTGTGTGCGCTCGTTGACACCGCGTGGACCTGCTGGAACGGTTAAAACGGACCGAGCTGCTTTTACCAtgcttttttctctctctcccgTTGTTCCAGTTTGCTGGGAGATAAAAAAAAACGTTTCTGCCATGGAAATTACAGTGGTTTTTTTCCGTCTGTGTAGTACTATTATTAACTGTAATAGTATGTTGTTCACGTTTGTCACGGCGCCCCCATTTCTCCTCAATCGTGCGAAAAAAAAAGCACGTGAAGCTTCGGGTATACCTCACAACAGATACATGAGctattgtgagctgtttttttgccaaacacttatttcaaaACAATTTCAtgggtgaagctatttttttccctcctctcacaaagacataagttggatgaagctggaaaaaaagtagcttattgcagcttctccctcatttctctctctcaactatgcataaagtagttggtgaagctattttgccaacactttctccaaaacagctcagcttcatctagaaagtcacttatgaagctattttctaaaaaacagctttactagtgaagttgagctgtgccaaacaagcccttcgTTGCTCAGTTCCTTTCATGGACTCACTCACTCAACCCAACCCacactttggccttgtttagttcctaaaaaattatgcaaaatttttcagattctccgtcacatcgaatctttagacgtatgcatgaagtattaaatatagacgaaaataaaaactaattacacagtttggtccgaattgacgagacgaatcttttgagcctagttagtctatgattggacaatatttatcaaatataaacgaaattgatactattcacattttataaaaaattttgcaagtaaacaaggccttgtcaaagaaaaaaaaacaaaaaaccaaCCCACGCTACTTGAAAGCGAAAGCACCCTACCACTCTCGCGCCGTCTCGGAGTAGTACTCTCCATGTTGCCTGGGGGGAAGGAACGGAACGGAACGGAGGGGGGAGGTTCCTGTGCGTTCCGGGTTGACGGAACGGGAAGCCTGGCGAGGTGCGGCCTCGCCCAGATGAAGcctgcctccgcctccgcctccgcctccgcctgggCCGGGCTCGCTCCCGCGCGGTCGGTACGAATGTGTGGTGTCCAGGACAACTTGACCTTCGCGATTTTTTTTCCCAACCAAAAATACTTGTACCAGTAGTACTCCTACGTGCTACCACAAAtgctactttttttttcttcaacaATGACTCGTACCGATACGAGTACTACTGCTACTCGCTGGGGGTTTGCTCCGTTCACACGCGCGGCGGTCGGTGTGTTTTTGGTGGGTGGGCCGCGGTCGTCCATGGCCAGGCGCCAAATGCAGCGTACCATTCGGCAGTAGAGCAGATACAATAATAATTTTATAGCTAAGATAATCGGTGtttttgctgatgtggaggaTAAAAAAAAAGCTTAACTTTTATTTCAACATTAA encodes:
- the LOC8060769 gene encoding uncharacterized protein LOC8060769, with product MGKYVELLDMGVRIAARFHSHCPQTARLYYHPPAGGTGSHAAAASGGDGRKGDAAASAAMMMKKQQGQRLDAPSEIILYTVV